Proteins co-encoded in one Chionomys nivalis chromosome 6, mChiNiv1.1, whole genome shotgun sequence genomic window:
- the Mepe gene encoding matrix extracellular phosphoglycoprotein, translated as MTPGRLVKMQTVVMCVGLLLFGVTWAAPMMNEEDGTIDKGSTHGDLPTGDNGAEDGEDALLNLPDQETDGAALLRSIPQRIERPVTGSELRRHKNTEKKPKSVSNMIPVDVSDARDHLKDEKIQQRNLLSQNSPVKSKGTHQIQRSPHYPTHHPQIRKIPSDFEGSGSADIQVRGDNDVPPFSGDGQRFTYITGQGGAVGPALESSGSRTGLSGSDKSETVNPHTSGLGFNEIPERETHGGDAVETRDKTTQRAGAAAASLVEGGNDITGSTNFRELPGKEGNRIDAGSLNAHQGKVEFHYPRVPSKEKQKGGSTDGAGSASYNEIPKRSKGSSRKDTEESYRKQVTLTEKQRFPGKGDSQGLGLPSHGLGNEVKSKGDSSNVPSNERIITHSRKNHYVLHGQNSSTRNKGMSQWRKAWKSRRPHAHRRFSTHRRDSSESSSSGGSSESEGD; from the exons ATGACACCAG GGAGACTTGTGAAGATGCAGACTGTGGTCATGTGTGTAGGACTGCTCCTCTTCGGTGTGACCTGGGCAGCACCA ATGATGAATGAAGAGGATGGCACCATCGACAAAGGCAGCACCCACGGGGACTTGCCCACAGGGGACAATGGAGCAGAGGATGGAGAGGATGCCCTCCTGAACCTGCCTGACCAGGAAACGGACGGCGCTGCTCTCCTGAGAAGTATCCCACAGCGTATAGAGAGACCGGTGACCGGGAGTGAACTACGGAGgcacaaaaacacagagaagaaacctaAGAGTGTTTCAAACATGATTCCAGTGGATGTCAGTGATGCGAGAGACCACTTGAAAGATGAAAAgattcaacagaggaatctactATCCCAGAACAGCCCAGTGAAAAGCAAAGGTACCCACCAGATCCAACGAAGCCCTCACTACCCAACACATCACCCCCAAATCAGAAAGATCCCCAGTGACTTTGAAGGCAGCGGTTCCGCAGACATTCAAGTGAGGGGTGATAACGATGTCCCTCCTTTCAGTGGGGATGGCCAACGTTTCACGTACATTACTGGCCAAGGAGGTGCTGTTGGACCAGCTCTAGAAAGCTCAGGTAGTCGCACAGGCCTCTCAGGCTCTGACAAATCCGAGACTGTTAACCCCCACACGAGTGGACTGGGTTTTAACGAGATcccagagagagaaacacatggCGGTGATGCTGTTGAAACCAGAGACAAAACCACACAACGGGCAGGCGCTGCTGCTGCAAGCCTGGTGGAGGGCGGCAATGACATCACAGGCAGTACTAATTTTAGGGAACTCCCTGGAAAAGAAGGGAACAGAATTGATGCTGGCAGCCTAAATGCTCATCAAGGAAAAGTAGAATTTCACTATCCACGAGTGCCCTccaaagagaagcagaaaggggGCAGCACTGACGGCGCCGGGAGCGCCAGTTACAATGAGATTCCTAAGCGCAGCAAAGGCAGTTCTAGGAAAGACACGGAAGAATCCTACAGGAAGCAAGTGACCTTGACTGAAAAACAAAGATTTCCAGGCAAAGGCGATAGTCAGGGCCTGGGTCTTCCTTCTCATGGTCTTGGTAATGAGGTTAAAAGTAAAGGAGATTCCTCTAACGTTCCCAGTAATGAGCGGATTAtaacacacagcagaaaaaaccaTTATGTACTCCATGGGCAGAACAGTTCTACCCGGAATAAAGGGATGTCACAATGGAGAAAGGCCTGGAAGTCGCGAAGGCCCCATGCCCACAGGCGCTTCAGCACCCACAGAAGAGACAGCAGCGAGTCCTCATCCAGTGGCGGCTCCAGTGAGAGCGAGGGGGACTAA